One genomic region from Colletes latitarsis isolate SP2378_abdomen chromosome 10, iyColLati1, whole genome shotgun sequence encodes:
- the LOC143346956 gene encoding putative transcriptional regulatory protein IL1088 yields the protein MKFEMNFVIYNKCRNSIFQEIRRYAGHSKWQNIKHTKQAQDAARSELFRSIISKMRATIRETGVADPSQNTRLAQLIDQAKKANMPSTTLNTFINKIKNSKENTGLEILCVRCPSKCILILYVSNNNFIKTKLEVVNKIKKAKAKLIEPSAMTMFDCACRILASKDCDLDQAMEDAIQINAQDVEKVTDDGKTYFKFKFELLSSQKNVNQLTGKGYHIISVEDTCVPESTVELNEEELLSVNKLKEKLLLLSEIEKIEDNIANS from the exons ATGAAGTTCGAAATGAATTTTGTAATATATAACAAATGCAGAAATTCTATCTTTCAAGAAATTAGAAGATACGCGGGCCATAGCAAGTGGCAAAATATTAAACATACTAAACAGGCACAAGATGCTGCAAGATCAGAACTATTTCGTTCTATAATTAGTAAAATGAGAGCTACGATAAGAG agaCTGGAGTTGCAGATCCATCTCAAAACACGAGATTAGCACAACTTATTGATCAAGCTAAAAAAGCCAATATGCCATCAACTACTTTAAACACatttattaacaaaataaaGAATTCTAAAGAAAACACTGGACTTGAAATCCTATGTGTTCGTTGTCCTAGTAAATGTATATTAATTCTGTATGTTtcaaataacaattttattaaaacaaaattggaagttgttaataaaataaaaaaggctAA AGCTAAATTGATAGAACCTTCAGCAATGACAATGTTTGATTGTGCATGTCGCATCTTAGCTTCAAAAGACTGTGATTTGGATCAAGCAATGGAAGATGCAATACAGATAAATGCACAGGATGTTGAGAAAGTAACAGATGATGGTAAAACATATTTTAAG TTTAAATTTGAATTACTTTCTTCTCAGAAGAATGTGAATCAGCTTACAGGTAAGGGTTACCATATAATTTCTGTAGAAGACACATGTGTACCTGAGTCTACAGTTGAATTAAATGAGGAAGAATTATTGTCTGTAAATAAATTGAAAGAGAAACTTCTACTTCTGAGTGAAATTGAGAAAATAGAGGATAATATAGCAAATTCTTAA
- the LOC143346954 gene encoding uncharacterized protein LOC143346954 has protein sequence MSMLAEPRRKQKWTLNPRGKQWSEDSNKFGQKMLEKMGWTSGKGLGAKEQGITEHVRVSFKNDAAGIGFKKDDLDKAWTEHQDSFNDFLQELQKGQSHDVTQTEKVKSELSKKSLELKSKHSRARVHYQKFVRGKDINKYSSKDIANIFGRKELNIDGDSKENRSNNEENSDLDPLGAQDNTGGVVTINGGNMTDYFIKKNQKFSQMPKNKKQEETNSESEPEYTGFGFASAVYKEESYSNEKNKETVNACNYAFENPCLTLNSPENISNSSSEFKLSKQKKIFSNNESKLNNDSKKFKEYNISKHAYENGFVNCALNLECSTKEVCDGKKFEVSRTQLGVINSALDLNDEVNDKKRVTFNDHVEYSTDSVKKKKGRTTLDKFEVENTKIKKKKKQEDNLNNIFPSGFVNEALDVEEMSEELNDNKINEHKSKSSKKRKRSRQSNLETIVEIPEENREFSENAIKIKKLKTEENIVDIFIPQENLSSKKIKKKKRIVETDKEIVTANKNDTEENIKKVDTEVTTAFGKEDCELHKHEDQDAYKEKKKRKKKNIELNVEKDEDIIAKTEIEVDNEVQSKKKEIKNDIDINDSNTVAVNMKHETEISNKENANIDYENTFEVKKPKKNKRNKSMEESIKGNDDLTHHIEPTKEESVKQINATSTKTHFKSRKNEMFNTYSNSRNENVKMSKRLLMSFFHKDVVIDFPGSNIHEIKGYGDN, from the exons ATGTCGATGCTCGCGGAACCACGTCGAAAACAAAAATGGACACTGAATCCGCGCGGAAAACAATGGAGCGAAG ATTCGAACAAATTTGGGCAAAAAATGTTGGAGAAAATGGGTTGGACGAGTGGGAAAGGTCTTGGAGCAAAGGAACAAGGCATAACGGAACACGTGCGTGTGTCTTTTAAAAACGACGCTGCAG GTATTGGGTTTAAGAAAGATGATTTGGATAAAGCATGGACAGAACATCAAGATAGCTTCAATGATTTTTTGCAAGAACTTCAAAAAGGTCAAAGTCACGATGTAACGCAAACTGAGAAAGTTAAAAGTGAATTAAGCAAGAAGTCTTTAGAGTTAAAATCTAAGCACAGCCGAGCTCGTGTTCA CTATCAGAAATTCGTAAGAGGGAAAGATATAAATAAGTATAGTTCAAAAGATATAGCAAATATATTTGGTCGAAAAGAATTAAACATAGATGGGGATAGTAAAGAGAATCGAAGCAATAATGAGGAAAATTCTGATCTGGATCCACTTGGTGCTCAAGATAATACAGGTGGTGTTGTTACTATAAATGGTGGCAACATGActgattattttattaaaaaaaatcagAAATTTTCTCAAATGCCTAAAAACAAAAAACAAGAAGAAACCAATTCAGAAAGTGAACCTGAATATACTGGGTTCGGTTTCGCGTCGGCAGTTTATAAGGAAGAGTCGTAtagtaatgaaaaaaataaagaaacagtaaatgcttgcaattacgcGTTTGAAAATCCTTGTTTGACATTGAACAGCcctgaaaatatttcaaattctaGTAGTGAATTTAAATTGTCTAAACAGAAGAAGATTTTTAGTAACAATGAATCAAAATTAAACAATGATTCtaaaaaatttaaagaatatAACATAAGTAAACATGCGTACGAGAATGGTTTCGTGAATTGTGCTCTAAATTTAGAATGTTCAACTAAAGAAGTGTGCGATGGAAAAAAATTTGAAGTATCTAGAACACAATTGGGCGTTATAAATTCTGCTTTAGACTTGAATGATGAGGTAAATGATAAAAAGAGAGTAACATTTAATGATCATGTAGAATATAGTACTGATTCTGTAAAGAAGAAGAAAGGAAGAACTACGCTCGATAAGTTTGAGGTtgaaaatacgaaaataaaaaagaaaaagaaacaggaAGATAATCTTAATAATATTTTCCCATCTGGTTTTGTTAATGAAGCATTAGATGTTGAAGAAATGTCTGAAGAATTGAATGATAATAAAATCAACGAACATAAAAGTAAAAGTTCTAAAAAACGGAAACGAAGTCGTCAATCTAACCTAGAAACAATTGTAGAAATCCCAGAAGAAAATAGAGAATTTTCTGAAAATGCAATAAAGATTAAGAAATTGAAAACAGAAGAAAATATAGTTGATATTTTTATACCACAAGAAAATCTCTCaagcaaaaaaataaaaaagaagaaaagaattGTGGAAACAGATAAAGAAATCGTTACTGCCAATAAAAATGATACAGAggagaatattaaaaaagttgatACAGAAGTAACAACTGCATTTGGGAAAGAAGATTGTGAACTTCATAAACATGAAGATCAAGATGCTTATAAGGAaaagaaaaagcgaaagaaaaaaaatattgaattaaatGTAGAGAAAGACGAAGATATAATCGCCAAAACTGAAATAGAAGtagataatgaagtacaatcgaAAAAGAAGGAAATTAAAAATGATATAGATATAAATGATTCTAACACAGTTGCAGTAAATATGAAACACGAGACGGAAATTTCTAATAAAGAAAATGCTAACATTGATTATGAAAATACTTTTGAAGTGAAAAAACCCAAGAAAAATAAACGTAACAAATCGATGGAAGAGTCTATTAAAGGCAATGATGATTTAACTCATCACATAGAACCTACAAAAGAAGAATCTGTAAAACAAATAAATGCAACATCTACAAAAACACATTTCAAATCTAGAAAAAATGAAATGTTCAATACTTACTCAAATTCACGAAATGAAAACGTAAAAATGTCTAAAAGATTGTTGATGTCTTTTTTCCATAAAGATGTGGTTATCGATTTTCCAGGTTCTAATATACACGAAATAAAGGGATATGGCGACAATTAA
- the Spds gene encoding spermidine Synthase: protein MDTIKPGWFSEINDLWPGIALSLEVVKILHRERSQYQDVMVLQTKSHGKALILDGIIQCTERDEFSYQEAIAFLPLCSHPNPKTVLIVGGGDGGVAREVAKHPEVERIVQVEIDAKVLEVSKKYLPLLSAGLDHPKVTLNIGDGFEFLKQHKGQFDVIITDSSDPIGPAKCLFQESYISLMKSALKPDGIVCSQAGTAWANLDHVIQILQHCKSVFPVASYGIVAVPTYPTGQIGFVLGSLNTETNFKEPVKVFSNNDLDQMKIKYYDDEVHRAAFVLPRFIRKSLYQTDDNK, encoded by the exons ATGGACACGATAAAACCTGGCTGGTTCAGTGAAATCAATGATCTGTGGCCAGGTATCGCGTTGTCCCTCGAAGTTGTCAAAATACTCCATCGGGAAAGGTCCCAGTATCAAGACGTAATGGTGCTTCAAAC GAAATCACATGGAAAAGCCCTAATTTTAGATGGTATTATACAATGCACGGAGAGAGACGAATTTTCATATCAAGAGGCGATCGCTTTTCTACCACTGTGCAGCCATCCAAATCCAAAAACG GTTTTAATAGTTGGAGGCGGAGATGGCGGGGTTGCTCGCGAAGTTGCAAAACATCCGGAGGTAGAAAGGATCGTGCAAGTTGAAATTGACGCAAAAGTATTGGAGGTTTCGAAAAAATACTTGCCTTTGCTGAGTGCAGGGCTCGATCACCCAAAAGTCACTCTTAACATAGGCGATGGCTTTGAATTTTTGAAGCAGCATAAAGGACAATTTGACGTTATAATTACGGACAGCAGCGACCCTATTG GCCCAGCAAAGTGTTTGTTCCAAGAATCGTATATTAGTTTAATGAAAAGTGCATTGAAACCTGACGGAATCGTTTGCAGTCAAGCAGGAACTGCATGGGCCAATCTCGATCACGTAATTCAAATTTTGCAACACTGTAAATCCGTATTTCCGGTCGCATCTTACGGAATCGTGGCAGTGCCAACTTATCCAACAGGACAAATTGGTTTTGTTCTCGGTAGCTTAAATACT GAAACGAACTTTAAAGAGCCAGTAAAAGTTTTCAGTAATAACGATCTCGATCAAATGAAAATTAAGTACTACGATGATGAAGTGCATCGAGCTGCATTCGTCTTACCAAGGTTCATAAGAAAATCATTGTACCAGACGGATGATAACAAGTAA